One stretch of Segatella copri DNA includes these proteins:
- the hisH gene encoding imidazole glycerol phosphate synthase subunit HisH has translation MDVAIVKYNAGNIYSVVNAMKRLGIEPVLTDDAEMLQKADRVLFPGQGQAREAMEYLKAHQLDQVIKNLKQPVLGICVGQQLLCRHSEEGDVDCIGIFDVEVKRFQPQKHEDKVPAMGWNEIYDLKTDLYKGFGNRMDSDSDKSTADALLHPYSYFVHSYYVPLCEETIAKAEYILPYSASLHKDNFYTCQFHPEKSGKVGEQILKNFLEIK, from the coding sequence ATGGATGTAGCAATCGTAAAATATAATGCCGGAAATATCTATTCCGTAGTCAACGCCATGAAGCGTTTAGGCATCGAACCTGTACTTACAGATGATGCAGAAATGCTCCAGAAGGCAGACCGTGTGCTCTTCCCAGGACAAGGCCAGGCAAGAGAAGCAATGGAATATCTGAAGGCTCATCAGCTTGATCAAGTAATCAAGAACTTGAAGCAACCCGTCCTGGGCATTTGTGTAGGACAGCAACTCTTGTGCCGCCATTCGGAAGAAGGTGACGTAGATTGCATCGGAATCTTTGATGTAGAAGTAAAGCGATTCCAGCCTCAGAAACACGAAGACAAGGTGCCTGCTATGGGATGGAATGAAATCTATGATTTGAAGACTGACCTTTATAAGGGGTTCGGAAACAGAATGGATTCTGACTCAGACAAGTCTACCGCTGATGCGCTGCTTCATCCCTACTCCTATTTCGTACATAGTTATTATGTGCCACTCTGCGAGGAGACCATTGCCAAGGCAGAATACATTCTTCCTTATAGCGCATCGCTCCACAAAGATAATTTCTATACCTGCCAGTTCCATCCGGAAAAGAGCGGAAAGGTGGGAGAACAGATTTTAAAGAACTTTTTAGAGATAAAATAA